A segment of the Candidatus Sumerlaea chitinivorans genome:
TACCAACTTTTGGAAAGTAGAGAAGCTCGTCAACAGAAAGAGTAGTCGTGGACGCACAGAAGGCGCTCAGTCAACCAAACAGAATCCCATGCGTTCTGCCACGGGTTCCTTTTTCGCTCTGGAAGTTGATACCGATCGTTCTCGGCTGTGCGGTCATTTATCAGCCATTGTTGGAGTACGGCCAATGCTTTAGCGGAATGGACTTCCTCAATTTACTTCTACCGCACGCTTTTCTTGTGGGGAAATCGTTTGCGCACGGTGTCCTTCCCCTGTGGAATTGGTATACTTGGGGAGGCTCTCCGCTTTTAGCTGAGATGCAATGTGCCTCCCTGTATCCTCCCATGTGGTTGGTGTGTGCTGCACCTCTACCCTACGCACTTCAGCTCTATGTTTGGTTCCATATTGTTTGGGGAGCGTGGGGAGCCGCCGTTCTTTCCAACCACGTCTTAAAAACCTCTGGGGCAGCTGCCGTTATGGCAGGTTTGGCGTATGCTGGAAGCGGCTTTTTTCTCGGTCACGTGGAACAACCCAATACGATCGCTGTTCTCGCATGGACCCCATGGCTTGCGTGGGCCACCGTTCTGTTCCTCCTGCAAGGCCGTTTCCTTTTTCTCACCCCATGGATCGTTGGTCTTTCGCTGTTGGCCGGCCATCCCCAGTACGTACTCATCAACCTTATCTTTGCCGAACTGGGGATTGTTGTTATGGTCGCAGTGCAAGGAGTCTCGGTTGGTTCTCGGCATAGATGGCAGCTGGCAAGACGGATTCTTAAGTGGCACTTAGCTGTGGGAGTAGGCTTTGCAATTGCCGCGATCCAGCTTCTCCCTGCTGCAGAGTTGAAATCGCTCTCAGAGCGCGTATGGCCTTACGACGATCCGTATGCACCGCGCTTTTATGTCACACACTTGCTCGCCTATGTCATCCCTCGGTTCTATAACCGCTTGGCTGGCACCTCCGGGCAGCCAGTGGGCTACACGGAAGAGGGTGTGTACGCAGGCATCCTCACAGTCGTTTTGGCCGTGATTGGTAGCGCTCTTGCGGTACGCCGGCGACATAAGGCCGCTTCGGTTCTACTCTTAGGTTGGGTTCTCGCAGTTGCCTACGCTCTCGGGCCGGACGGGGGAATTGTCCCTTTTCTTCGCCAATTATTTCCTGAGCTCGGTGTCTTTCGCGGAACTGCTCGGGCACTGAACCTTGCGGCTTTGTGTGTCGCACTTCTTGCGGCCTTGGGGGTGGAGGTTGTTTCGCTCGCAGTGAAACAACACTTCTGGCGGAGAGTTTTTAGGCCCTTCTTAGGGCTGATAGTCGTGCTCGACCTTGCAATTGTCCATCGTCCAGAATTGTCTTCATTGTTTGTGAGCGTTGAACTCCTTCAAGAGCGCACTAACTCCGCCACCCTCATCCAGCCTACACTTGAACGCCCAAACCGTGTGTTTCGCTTTATGAGAAACGACAGCGATTACTATTTGGACCACCAGCCGAAAGCTGTTGTTCAGCGCATTTATCGTATCCAGCCGAATCTAAACGCCCTCCACGGCATTGCACTGATTGATGGGTACGAAGAGGGGTTGTTACCAAGCTGGCGTTTAGGGAATTTCCTGCGCGCCTATAATAGAAATTTGCGCAACGCCACACTCGATGGAGCGCTTCTCTCGCTTCTGGGGGTGGTTAAAGTTCTAACGGAATATCCCCTCGCAATGGAAAGCCCTTACTGGCGGAACGCAGGCCCGCCGCATGTTTCTCAGCTCGATGGTGTGACGTATACCGTCTGGAAAAACTCAGCTCCGACGGCTTGGTTCTACGACGAAGCCGCGCTTTACTCGAGTTGTGGCGAGAGCACGGGTGTTCTATCGTCGAGTTGGCCTGAGGCTTCAAGGCGGGGTGAGCAGGGGGGTGTCTTAAGAGCTGCGCTTGGTCAGCAGGCTCTGTCATACCCACTCATTTCAGCTTCACCTGACGTTTTCGAACAAGCGGCAGCCAAATCGACTTTTCGGGTCGCAGAAATTCTTCCAAACGGCATGATCCTCGAAGTGACAGACTCGGGAGGCCGTGCGGCTGTTTTCTCGCAGGTCTACTGTCCGGGATGGAAGCTGCGCGATGCAGTCTCGAAGCAAGAAATTGGGAGGGTGGGTTTCGCACCTCCCATTCTCTCTAAAATTGATTTCCATGAAGGCGGTCGAGTCCCAAAGAGCAGCAAGGTTTTGCTGCGTTACGAACCTTACTCACTGCGCCTTGGGAGTTTTATCACACTGATGGTTGTCGCTCTTGCGTGTTTGTATCTCGCGAAGAAGCTCGGAGCGGCAAAGCGCGTTACATAAGGTAAATGTCTGTGTGAAATACTGAGCTTGACGCTTGGCAGGCAGGGGTGTTTCATCGGCGATATGACAAGCGAGAAAAATCGGCGGTATCCACGTGTTCCGGTCGAGATTGATGCCACCCTTTGTATTCTTTTGCCTGAGCAGACCTTTCAACCCATTGTGAAAAGTGCAAAGATCGTGGATCTCAGTGAACGTGGGGCAATGGTGGAGTTTCACGGAGACGACTCAATTGTTAGGGAACTTTTGCGAGCGACGCGTTACTGTCGCCTCGGCATCAACCCGGGACAAGGGCTTCCCGAAAAGCTTATTGGGAAAGCCGTGTGGGTGCAACCGATCTCTGAGGAAAGCGGGGGTGTCCGATGTCGGGTTGGACTATACTTTGAAGAGGTAGATGACGCGATAGTCGAGCAGCTGCGAGCCTATGTAACGAAACGACTGCGGGAGCTGGCTGCCGAAGAAAGTCAATCCTAAGAGGGTGACGGGGAGTGTCCGCTTTGCCCAAGAGAAGCGCCCAAGGGAGTCCAATTTCACGAGAGGGAAAATAACACAAAATGGTGCTCGGGTGGTTTGATAAGAAAAGTTGGCGCCTCCGACGGAAAATTAAAGATCTGCAAGCCGACCTCCGTGAGGCGGAACGGGAGGGACGGTTTATCCTCGAGGACGGAATCTTCTTCGCCGAACTTGAGGATATGGGCGAAATGACCATGCTTGTTTTTGGGGCTACAGACGTTCTTAGTGCCCAAGAAGAGTCCGTGATTCGTTCCTTTTTTGACAGGAATGGTTTCACTGTCCATCGATTGAAAATAGATCACACTCAGAGTCACCTCTCGGAAGTTGAGATCATCCCCCCCGAGGAAATGGTGCGTTATATTGCCCGCTTGCTTAAGGGCTTGGGATTCAAGGTTGTGGACGATAGCCAGCGAGAGATCCCAAGCAATCTCGCGGCGAAAATCGTTTCTCTCAGCGGGCTGGTGCGTGGTATCACGATTATGTTTTGTGACCATGTGAAGAACGTGATTGCAACCACCCGCGTGAAAATGAACAAGGAAGGGAACCGACTTCTCCACTGGCTTCCCCGAATCGTTGAGAATTTGAGCGCTAAGGTCTCGCCTGAATTACTGGAACTACTTCGTCAGCCGTTCGATCTGGCGTATTCACGTTTTTACTCGAATGTTGGGCAGGGTTCCGCCCAGAGTAAAGCAGGATCCCCTTCCACAGCTGTTCCCTCCGCACAATCTCGCCCACCCTCGTCGCCTATCGAGCGAATTCCCAGTATATCGTTTCCGGCGAAAGAAGCGTCATCGCGAGGCGAGCTAAGGGCTCCCAAACCTTCACAGTCCCCGCCGCCGTCCTCGCTTCCATCAGAGATTGGGCCCCCCACGGCCAGCCTCCCATTAGTAGGTGTTACGGGAACTCCTCCTCCGGATGTTGCTCGTGCCAAACCGCCTCAGGCTGTCACTGCGGATGATCAGAGAGAAGTGTTACGCCTGATGAAAGACTTAGACGCGGCGGAAACGGTCGCGAAAATGTACCGCAAGTTGATTAAGGCGCATCCTTCTCGGTGCGTTCGGAACGCTGAAGGTTTGCTTGAGGAGGTTCAGCGATTGTTTCGGGCGACGGCGACATGCGTCCTTGTAAAGGTCCCCCACGGTCACGGCGTGACAATTCATGCGCAAGCGGGAAAAAAATTAGTTTGGGGTGCAGAGGGACGAGAGGGGTTTCCTGTGTGCACTTCTGTCGTAGCTGACTGCCTCCGTCGCCAAAAACCTGTAGCCACTGGTAGTGAGAAAACGGCTCCAAGCGAGAGCATGGTTTTGCACCAAATCGAATGCGCGGCCGCTGCTCCTGTGGTGCTAAATGGCAATGTTATTGGAATTCTGTATGTCGATCGGCGCGAAGGATTGAGTGAGTTCGACGCGCACGACTTACGTGCACTGGAGAAAGTGGTCAAGGTATTCGAAGAGTTTCCTGACCTAACCCTGGGATTGTTATAGGTGGCACCCCAACGTGATATGAAGTCGCGAAACGTGTGGCGCATGATTTATGAATACCCTTTTCCCTGCCTTACGAAACGCAGTTTATGGGGTTTCCTTGTCGCTGGTCTTTTCAATCTTGCGCTGGCGAAAGGAGAGTTCAGCCTTAAGCCAATTGAGCTGCCTTCGAGCGATTTGTTGCCCAAGCAAAGCCTTCACCCCGTGAATGTGCTCGGGGGGCCAGAAAAGGAATTCGTACGCATTTCGGAGGGAGGCGAGCTTGTTATCTACGCCATGGAGGGTGAGCGGTATGTAGTTGCGCAGAACTTGGTCCTGCCAACGCCACGCGAGGCCAACGGGAAGACCTACGTTGGCTTTGGGCGGTTGAGGCCAAATGCGCCTTACTCAATTTTGCTTCTTATGCCGGAAGGTTTGTATGCCTATGGCTTGGCCGAGAACCGGATTGAAGACTCGCCCAAGCTGCTTATCAAGAAGCCGATGATTCAGGGGCAGGGAGGTGAATCGTCAGTTCAGTACTTTGAATTTGCGCTGGATTTGGATGCGGATGGAATGGACGAGCTGCTGTTGCCCGAGTCGGAAGGTTTTTCTATCTATCGGCAAACAGCTCCGCTGAAATTTGAGCCGGTCGCCCTCCCCAAATCTCCCTTTGCTCACGAAAAGATTTTCAATCTGCGCCGACAGACTCCTGATGATCCCGTTCGAGTTTCTGCTCTATCGGGTTGGTTCTCCCAACGAAAAGGAGTCGACAACTTGGTTCTTTTCGATGCGAACCAGGACAAGAAGATAGACTTAGTTTACACCAGTATTCTACCCGGTGGAAGGGGGAAGCAAGTCGAGCGTTACGAAATTTACTACCAGCAGAGAGGGTTGCGGTTTCCAGACTCGCCATCGCAAGTGCTTGAACTGGACTATGACGAGCGTGCTTACGTTACGTTCCGAGACTTCAATCGCGATGGAAGAACAGATGCGGTAGTGCTGACGAGTAACTACGACATTGTCAATCCACGCACTGTCATTCGTTTTTATTTGGCTGGGTCAAAGCCATATCAGTTTCTCTCTGAGCCCTCGGACCAGCTTGTGACAAAGGATCCGATCGGACTGATGGCGTTAGGGGACTTTAACGGCGATGGGTTTTGTGACTTTGCCACGACATTTTTCAGTTATCAGTTCGGCTCCGCAGAGGACATTGCAAGTTTGGTCGTTGCAAACAAAGTTCGTTTCCGTCTCCAGTTCTTTTTGGGCAAAGGGGGCAAGGTTTTTAGTCATCAGCCGGACTATGCCCCCCAATATACGCTAAATCTTAAGTTAGATGCTTACGGCGGATATCAGCCATTCGCTCTTGTTGAGGACATGAATGGCGATGGTTTTATGGATCTTGCAATCCGTAGCGATGAAAACAAGTTAACTATCTACACTTCTGAAGGCAAACTGAGCTATCCACGCCAGCCGAGTGCAACCATAGCTGTCCCAAGCGACGCAAATATGGACTTCGTGGATTTGAACGAAGACGGACTGACCGATCTCGTTGTGTCGAGTCTCCAAAAACACAGTGTTTCTGTTTACTTCTCGGTCAAAAAGCCGTGAGATATTTGCATCCGAATATTTGTGGGAGGGCTTTAGCAGCTAATGGCGTTAGCCGTGCGTAATCTTGTGGACAGCATGTCACTCGAAGAAAAAGTCGGGCAGGTTTTCATTTTTACACTCAAGAATCTGCGCCAGGCTCTGAATGATCTGCAGCTCCATCCGGGAGGTTTTGTTCGTATCTACTCGGACGCCCTCACGGTTGCGAAACAGAATTTGGCTCTTCAAAGTGCAACGCGTATTCCATTGTGGCTCGCTGCTGATTTTGAGCAAGGGGTGGCCCCAACAGTCAGCGGGGGAATCCATGCGGTTCCTGCAATGGGTTTAGGTGCAACGGGTGATACCGCCCACACCTTTGCTGTGGCTAAAGCTATAGCAGAGGAAGCCAGTGCTTTGGGCGTGAACCTTAATTTCATGCCGGTAGTGGACGTCAACACGGACCCACGCAATCCGGTGATCAATATCCGATCCTTTGGAGAAGATCCACATGCTGTGGCACAACATGGTATTGCGTTCATGCGTGGACTCAATGCAGGCGGGCTTGTCGCATGCGCGAAGCACTTCCCCGGTCACGGCGCTACTCACGTCGATTCGCACTCGGGTTTACCTGTCATCGACGGTACTGTTGAACGTCTTTGGAATGTAGAGTTGTTGCCATTCCGAGAAGCCATTGCTGCTGGGATCCCAATGATCATGACGGGGCACCTATCTGTCCCCGCACTGGACGAGAGTGGGAAAGCAGCCACCCTCTCCCCTATCATTTTACAGAAGGTTTTACGCGGCGAATTAGGATTCAAAGGGGTGATTATCAGCGACGCCTTGGATATGGGGGCCATCGCCAACGCCATGAGCGAAGAAGATGCAGTCGTAAGCGCCTTCAATGCGGGGTGCGACATTTTGCTTATGCCTCGAGAGCCCCGTCGAGCCACGCAAGCGCTGCTGGAAGCGGTAAGGTCAGGGCGGGTCAGCGAATCCAGACTCGACGAAGCCGTGAAACGCATTCTCTCGCTCAAGGCCGCCGTAGGTCTGTTCGAGAAACCCTTCGCACACCTTGATCTCACCTCAATCGCTGCTCGGCTTGATAATGATGAGCATCGGGGCGTCGTCCGAGCAGCAGCGATGGCGGCAATTTCCCTTGTATCACACTCTGGGCATCTGTTCCCAATTTCTCCCGACGCCTCTCTCGGGATTATGATCGTTGGGAATGACGATCCTCACCCCCGCCAGATCTTTGCAGAACCACGCACATTTGCGGACCACTGCGCGGCACTCGCCTCACACGTTCGTGTGGTGGATTGCACGGAATTTGGTAAAAACACCGAGGCCAGCGACCGAATCCAACGTCAAGTTGATCAACTCGTATGCGAGAGCGATGTTTTGATTCTTAGCGCGTACGTCCGTGTCCGTATCGGTTCGGGAAGTGTGGAGTTGCCACATATTTACGAGCCTTTGCTCAACCGTTTTCTGTCGTCTAACAGCCGCAAGTGCGTGGTCTCATTTGGTCATCCCTATCTTTTTCGAACATTCCGCGGTGTCGATGCTTGCGTTTGCGCTTATGGAAACTCCGACCTAATCCAAGAGTGCACGGCCAGACTCATGTTCGGACATGGGCAGTTCATGGGACGGCTACCCGTTAGCTTAGACTGAGCTGGCAAGGAGCTTCCGTGTATCAGCGAAGCTGAGAGGTGAGACACATGAAGATCTCCGATTCAATAGAACCGAAGACGGGAAAAACTACCCTTGCGCAAGAGGTGGACGCCTTGATCCGACTCTATGACGTTACGGAGCTGGAAAAGTTGCGAGAGGCAACAGAGCCAAAATGGTGGGAACACGGGATTGTGGTACTGCTTTTTGTCTCAGCCCTCGGAATGCTGGCAAGTGGCTACAAACTGATTCCAAACAATGTGGCTGCAATCCACTGGTTCGTGATGTTCTGGGTTGTTCTGTTTGTTGCTACTTTGGTTGCGGTAATTGAATTTGTTTTGCGCAAATTACGCGCGCTACGCCGCCTTTACGAACTTCAGTCTCGGCTACTCAGACATCTCATGAGTCAGCAGGCAGCACCGTTCCGAGATCCGTCGTCTGGGGACGACAGATGAAAAGGCATTGAAAGCTCTGTTTTTCAAAGAAAACGTTTCTGATAACCGAATGGTGAAATTTTCATTATTCGGGGTGCCAAATTCACGGGGTGATAAGGAGCCGCAACATGATCATTGGGATTCCAAAGGAAATAAAAAACAACGAGTACCGAGTTGGCATAGTCCCTGCGGGAGTTCGCGAACTCACACGAGCAGGCCACACTGTCCTCATTGAAACGCGTGCGGGTGAAGGAAGTGGTATCTCCGACGAGGAATACAAAGCCGCTGGAGCCAAAATTGTCCCGGACGCGGCGAGTGTGTACGGCGAAGCGGACTTGATTATGAAAGTTAAAGAGCCGCTCGAACAGGAATATCCCCTCATTCGCGAGAATCAGATTGTCTTCACGTATTTTCACTTCGCCTCGTCTCGCACACTGACGGAGGCCATGGTCCGCACGAAAGCCGTTTGTGTCGCATACGAAACGATCAAGACGCCCGATGGGAAGCTTCCCCTTCTGACTCCGATGAGTGAAGTTGCAGGCAGGATGAGTATTCAGGAAGGGGCGAAGTATCTCGAAAAACCGATGAAAGGGCGAGGTATCTTGCTCAGCGGCGTCCCAGGGGTCGAACCGGCACGTGTTCTCATCTTAGGTGGTGGGGTCGTTGGTGCCAATGCGGCGAAGATTGCGGCTGGGCTTGGTGCCCAAGTTGCAATCCTTGACGTTTCGCTCGATCGGTTGCGCTACCTCGCCGATATCATGCCGCCGAACGTAGTGACCCTAATGAGCAATGAGGACAATATCCGTTCGAGACTGGCTCTTGCGGACCTTGTGATTGGGGCGGTTCTTGTGGTGGGAGCCCGTGCCCCCCGTTTGATTACTCGCGATATGCTTAAGCTAATGAAGCCCGGCGCGGTGATCGTAGACGTCGCGATTGATCAAGGCGGATGCGTGGAAACCTCACGCCCAACAACTCATGAGGATCCGATTTTCATTGTCGATAACGTCGTGCATTATTGTGTCGCAAACATGCCGGGTGCGGTGGGGCGAACTTCTACGTACGCCCTCACCAATGTCACCTTGCCGTATGCACTGAAGATCGCAGATCATGGGTGGCCTGAGTTTGCTCGGCGCGATTCTGCACTGGCCCAAGGGGTGAACATGGTGGGCGGGGTCATTACGTGCAAACCCGTGGCTGAGGCGTTCAATCTTTCAAATTATGTACCAATTGATGACGTCTTGAAATGAGCAACCAAGCGATTTGGTAGTACTCCAAGTGTGGCGGTAGCAGTTTGAGAAGCTGCCGCCACAGATTTTTTGCTGTATGCGGCAGCTTCTCAGAATTAGGCAGTACAACCTGTTCTGAACGCGATAGTACCACGATGCTACGCTTGCGAATACTTGATAGACACCTACTGCGGGAATTTTGGCTCGCCTTTACTGCCGTATTGGCTTTCTGTGCCCTCCTGCTTCTCGTCGCCTCGATTTTCGACAAGTTTCAGGAGATGGTTGAAAATAATACCCCATGGAACATGGCAGCCCTGTATTTCTTGTGTAGTCTGCCGTTTAAACTTATCCAAGTCATTCCGATTGTTGTGACCCTCGCTGTTTTGTTTTCTGTGGGTACGTTGGCGCGCAACAATGAAATCCTCGCTTTTTTGACAAATGGTGTGCACAGTCTGCGGATTGCAGCCCCAATTGTTGCTGCAGGACTTGCCGTTGCAGCGGGCGTGTTTGTGCTCAACGAGTTTTTTGTTTATCGCTTGGAAGAGCGTGCTCGTTATCTTGAGCGGCGGTATATCGAGGCTAAGTCGGAAGCGAAGCTGTTGACCCGTAAAGATATTTTTACGCGGGGGTTGGCGAACCGCTTTTACCTAATGAAACTATATGAAACTCGAGAGCAGCGCATGTATCGACCCCAGATCGTGGATATGACCGACGATTACTCGACACTGCGCCAACGAATCGAGGCGCGATATGCCACACTTGTTGCAAATCGCCCGGAGGAGAATCGCTCGGAATGGATCTTAACCGATCCCCGCATTTGGAGTTTTGACGAGCAGGGAAATCTTCGATCGTTCTACGAAAAAGTCGGAGATCATACTGTCTACTTAGAACCTGATCTCCCCATCATCCTTGGGCAAAGGAAGAAGCCCGAGGAAATGAATTTCTTTGAACTGGCGCGCCACATTGGAATCCTTGCGGCTCGCCAGCAACCGGTGAACGAGTTGGTTACTGATTGGCAACGCAAGTTGGCCATGCCGGTAGGAATTGTCCTCGTGATGTTGGTGGGTTTTTCGTATGCGATGCGTACACGAGCGGGTAATGCGATGAGCATGTTCGGTCGCGGCATTGTCTGGGCGATTCTTTATTACGCGGTCTCGGCATTTTTTGCCGCGCTGGGTCATTCAGAGGCTCTGAATCCATACATAGCAGCGTGGTTGCCAAACATCATCTTTGCGGCACTTGCTGCTCGCTACGTCCAAAAGAGTTACGGGTGGTTTGAGTAAGTAGGGCCGGGAGCATTGCTCTGACTTGGCTCAGCAGAACTGAGGACGACTGGCTGGCGGCATCGCTCAGGATTTTGAATCGCTACGCCACGCTTCACGAAGCACCGTGAGCCAATTTCTTAGCACACGTGCAAACTCTGCACCCTCGATCTGAGATACCCCCATGACCGTGAGTGCAGTACCGGGACGATGACACTTGCGCCACTTCGATAAAATTGAGGCGAGGCCCTCTTGCACGACGGGATCTTCGTGATTCGGGATAGGAATCCGAAGATACCGCAAGTTTGGAGCCACCGCGGCAATTTGGCAAGTTACTTGAGCAATCAAATCGGGGTGAAACGTTTCGAGCGTCATCGCAAACGGCGCTCGTGGAATGTGCGCTTTAATTCGAGTGATCCAGTCAGAGAGCGCCCCTTCCCCCAAATGTTGGCTCAATGGAAGTTCCCAAACAACCGAACTTGGTAAGTTTTTTGTGAGATGCTGAAGAAATACAGTTGCCCACTTCGCAAGCTCAGCGTCGTTGAAAGTTTCCCTGACTTTGGGTGGTGGCGCAAACTCTACCACTGGTGTTGCGGCTATTTCCCGGACCAGTGCAATCACGTTCTGCTTCGTCTCATCGTTTTGAATATCCGTTTGCGTCACACGGACGTAGTGCGCGAGGCCGCGGAACATTTCTGTGCTCTGAGCACGTGGATTACTCGCGTAGCTGGACCACACGGGATATTCGATGGCTAGTATGCCCGCTTGCTTCAAATTTGTGAGAAGCGCGGTAAGATCGTCCGTATCTTTCGCGTGCTGAAAAGATAGTCCCGGGATGAGTTGAAATGTCGGCACGTAAGACTACCTCATTGGAGCACGGAACTCAATCTTTTGCACAGGGTCGACCCACTCTGTCACGGCGCTGCCGAAAGCCTTGCGAAGCCACTCGGCAAATCCCGTGTGCGGAGTGAAGTCGACTGTCGGTGCATCGGGAGGCAGCTTTGCGAGTTTTGCAGCAAGATGCATTGCGTCCTCGAAGGTGCCAAGCTCATCCACAAGTCCCAATACCCAAGCCTGTTCCCCTGTGAAGACGCGACCATCCGCAAGCATTCGCACGAGGGTCTCGACTTCTGTAGTTGTTCCAATTTCGGCTGCGAGCGTACCCGGCTGAAACGCGCGCCACTCAAGCGCGTTTTCCATGCGTTTTGTTGTGGACGTGGAAAGAACGTCAGTGATTGCAACAGAACGCTCGGTCAGCGCTCTCTGGATTTGCTCGTGGCGCCACCGAAGGACCTCTCGTACAAACTGACGATAAAAATCAAAAACTAATCCCTGAAGCAGGTTAAGTTCTTCCTTTGTCATCGAACGAAGTGGCGAGCCAGCATCTTTGTGTTCGCCACTTTTGATGATCTCTGTGCCAACACCTAATTTTCGGAGGAGAGATTCGATGTTCAGCTCTGCCGCGAGCACGCCAATACTCCCCGTGATCGTCCCGTGATTGGCGACAATTTTGTCAGCCGCAAGCGATACGTAATATCCGCCTGACGCTGCCACGTTTGCCATCGAGACGACGACTGGTTTCTTCGTTTCCGTGCGCACACGCATCACTTCGCGGTAAATTTCCTCGCTGGCGCCCACACTGCCGCCCGGACTATCCACACGCACAACCACAGCCTTAACATAAGGAGTTTTTCGCACTTTGCGCAGGGCGTCCAGCGCTGCCCCACTCTCGTAAATCGGGCCTTGGAGTTTGAGGATCGCAATGGCTCCCTTGTCCAAACGCGCGCGTCCCAGCTTTGTTGCAACAAGTGTAAGACTTATCAGTAGAACGAGGGTGACCAGGCCGAACACCATGCAACCGACAAACCAGCGAAAACATCCGCCGCCTCGAGTTGCTCTTCGTAACGACGAATAAGACTCAGTCATGGTTCTACGAGTCCTTTCTCTATTTAGGGCTGTTCTGAACGCACGCCTCGCATCAACTTAACATCCCTCCGTTCAGACTTGGCTATTGCCGGTGGCTGTTTGCGGCTCACCCAGGAACATCTGCCGATTTGTGTCACATCTGATCAGGGTGTTCAATCCCCAACACATCTAACCCTGTCGCAATCACTCGCGCCGTCAACTCACACAACGCAAGGCGGCTTTCACGAATGGCGGTATCGCTGTTCAATACCGGGCATTTCTCGTAAAACGCAGTGAAACGATTCGCCGTATCAAACAGATAGGAACAAAGCAAATGAGGCTTCAGTTCACGATTCACGCTTTCGACAGCCTCGGGGAACCGCAAGAGCTGCTTAGCAAGCTTAATCTCTTCAGCAGTTACCAAAGTGAACATTGCCTGAGGCGGTGCAGCCACGTTCCCGCGTCGGAAGATCGACCGAATCCTCGCATATGCATATTGCATGTAGGGGGCAGTGTTGCCATCGAGCGCGAGCATCTTGTCCCAAGAGAAAACGTAGTCGCTAAGGCGGTCTTTTGACAGGTCGGAGTATTTGACACCACCAATTCCCACGGCCCGAGCGATCGAGCGCCGATGACTTTCCTCAAGGTGGGGGCTTTTTTCTGTGACGAGGCGATACGCCCGTTCCTCTGCCTCATCCAGCAAATCCTTCAGCTTGATGGTATCCCCGCTTCTTGTCTTAAACGGTTTGCCGTCCTCTCCTAACATCGTCCCGAAGGGCGCGAATTCGAGCTTGACCCCCTCCGCCCAACCTGCCTTTCGCGCCACCTGAAAGACTTGGTCAAAGTGCTGCGACTGGCGCGAGTCATGGGTATAGATGATTCTGGATGCA
Coding sequences within it:
- a CDS encoding Beta-hexosaminidase, GH3 family, which translates into the protein MALAVRNLVDSMSLEEKVGQVFIFTLKNLRQALNDLQLHPGGFVRIYSDALTVAKQNLALQSATRIPLWLAADFEQGVAPTVSGGIHAVPAMGLGATGDTAHTFAVAKAIAEEASALGVNLNFMPVVDVNTDPRNPVINIRSFGEDPHAVAQHGIAFMRGLNAGGLVACAKHFPGHGATHVDSHSGLPVIDGTVERLWNVELLPFREAIAAGIPMIMTGHLSVPALDESGKAATLSPIILQKVLRGELGFKGVIISDALDMGAIANAMSEEDAVVSAFNAGCDILLMPREPRRATQALLEAVRSGRVSESRLDEAVKRILSLKAAVGLFEKPFAHLDLTSIAARLDNDEHRGVVRAAAMAAISLVSHSGHLFPISPDASLGIMIVGNDDPHPRQIFAEPRTFADHCAALASHVRVVDCTEFGKNTEASDRIQRQVDQLVCESDVLILSAYVRVRIGSGSVELPHIYEPLLNRFLSSNSRKCVVSFGHPYLFRTFRGVDACVCAYGNSDLIQECTARLMFGHGQFMGRLPVSLD
- a CDS encoding Alanine dehydrogenase; protein product: MIIGIPKEIKNNEYRVGIVPAGVRELTRAGHTVLIETRAGEGSGISDEEYKAAGAKIVPDAASVYGEADLIMKVKEPLEQEYPLIRENQIVFTYFHFASSRTLTEAMVRTKAVCVAYETIKTPDGKLPLLTPMSEVAGRMSIQEGAKYLEKPMKGRGILLSGVPGVEPARVLILGGGVVGANAAKIAAGLGAQVAILDVSLDRLRYLADIMPPNVVTLMSNEDNIRSRLALADLVIGAVLVVGARAPRLITRDMLKLMKPGAVIVDVAIDQGGCVETSRPTTHEDPIFIVDNVVHYCVANMPGAVGRTSTYALTNVTLPYALKIADHGWPEFARRDSALAQGVNMVGGVITCKPVAEAFNLSNYVPIDDVLK
- a CDS encoding signal peptide peptidase SppA, 36K type — translated: MVFGLVTLVLLISLTLVATKLGRARLDKGAIAILKLQGPIYESGAALDALRKVRKTPYVKAVVVRVDSPGGSVGASEEIYREVMRVRTETKKPVVVSMANVAASGGYYVSLAADKIVANHGTITGSIGVLAAELNIESLLRKLGVGTEIIKSGEHKDAGSPLRSMTKEELNLLQGLVFDFYRQFVREVLRWRHEQIQRALTERSVAITDVLSTSTTKRMENALEWRAFQPGTLAAEIGTTTEVETLVRMLADGRVFTGEQAWVLGLVDELGTFEDAMHLAAKLAKLPPDAPTVDFTPHTGFAEWLRKAFGSAVTEWVDPVQKIEFRAPMR